A region from the Neurospora crassa OR74A linkage group V, whole genome shotgun sequence genome encodes:
- a CDS encoding amidohydrolase, which produces MKIPSSPFHRHHSSTVGQTAISIPVMMSQSEATWTSAFGGIPEIVIKPWKPPPRRTYLFKRANLVDTAQGTIISNVNIKIADGVIKLIEKNDPRITSLAHHQRGEDDLGSVIEVDLEGKFLCPGLIDCHVHVSAVPGELSLSSTAAISDPAISLLRQPFVCSQMLSRGFTTVRDTGGATLALKEAIEEGVFPGPRLFICNRALSQTGGHGDLRGAHDHKNRGGGGGGGGGGEGCCGGSAGQLAVVCDGVPECIRAAREQLRTGADFIKIMVGGGVASPTDRLTNTQFTAAEVRAICDVAESYGTYVTAHAYTPKAIRHAVDNGVKGIEHGNLIDEATARYMAERGIWLTPTLVTYDAMASDEYAGFLPPENQRKNEEVLRQGLKSLTIAEKAGVNMCYGSDLLGPLTREQSKEFGIRSVILKSKQVLQSATVNAAKMLGQESFLGQLKPGYAADMLILNVNPFNDVAMLDEPKKHVLAVIKDGRVCVSRWRKLPMDATHGEELIE; this is translated from the coding sequence ATGAAAATCCCGTCATCACCATTCCATCGCCATCACTCTTCGACTGTTGGGCAGACAGCAATTTCCATACCTGTCATGATGAGTCAATCTGAAGCAACGTGGACCTCAGCCTTTGGAGGGATCCCGGAAATCGTCATCAAACCATGGAAACCACCGCCACGAAGGACCTATCTCTTTAAAAGAGCGAACCTCGTTGATACCGCTCAAGGAACCATTATCTCCAACGTAAACATCAAGATCGCAGATGGCGTGATCAAGCTCATCGAGAAAAACGATCCCAGAATTACCAGCCTCGCTCATCATCAACGAGGCGAAGATGACTTGGGATCGGTAATCGAAGTTGACCTTGAAGGCAAATTTCTGTGCCCTGGGCTTATTGACTGCCATGTCCACGTCAGTGCCGTACCAGGGGAACTCAGTCTTTCATCCACCGCCGCTATCTCTGATCCCGCCATTTCGCTTCTTCGTCAACCCTTCGTCTGCTCCCAGATGCTTAGCAGGGGATTTACCACCGTTCGTGACACAGGCGGTGCCACGCTTGCTTTGAAGGAGGCCATCGAAGAGGGTGTTTTTCCCGGGCCACGGCTCTTCATCTGTAATCGGGCTCTGTCTCAGACAGGTGGCCATGGTGACCTCCGCGGCGCGCACGACCACAAgaaccgaggaggaggaggaggaggaggaggaggaggagaaggctgcTGCGGGGGCTCAGCGGGTCAACTGGCTGTGGTCTGTGATGGAGTACCGGAGTGCATTCGTGCGGCGCGAGAGCAGTTGAGAACAGGAGCGGACTTCATCAAGATTATGGTAGGAGGCGGCGTTGCCTCCCCCACGGATCGGTTGACCAACACGCAATTCACGGCTGCTGAGGTCCGGGCCATCTGCGATGTGGCAGAGAGCTATGGAACCTACGTGACAGCTCATGCGTACACGCCCAAAGCAATTCGCCATGCTGTTGACAATGGTGTCAAGGGTATCGAACATGGAAATCTTATTGACGAAGCGACGGCACGGTACATGGCCGAGAGGGGAATATGGTTAACACCAACGCTAGTGACATATGATGCGATGGCATCAGATGAGTATGCCGGCTTCCTACCACCAGAGAATCAGCGAAAAAACGAAGAGGTATTGCGGCAGGGGCTGAAGTCGCTCACAATTGCGGAAAAGGCAGGAGTCAACATGTGTTATGGCTCTGATCTTTTAGGACCTTTGACGAGAGAGCAGTCAAAGGAGTTTGGCATCCGGTCGGTCATCCTAAAGAGCAAGCAGGTTTTGCAGTCAGCTACTGTGAATGCGGCAAAGATGCTAGGACAGGAGTCGTTTCTGGGCCAACTCAAACCAGGATATGCTGCCGATATGCTTATTCTCAACGTCAACCCATTCAATGACGTGGCGATGCTGGATGAACCAAAGAAACACGTGTTGGCAGTAATTAAGGACGGACGAGTATGTGTGAGCCGTTGGAGAAAGCTTCCCATGGATGCAACACACGGAGAGGAGTTAATTGAGTGA